In Rhodothermus marinus DSM 4252, a single genomic region encodes these proteins:
- a CDS encoding S41 family peptidase has translation MKTPQRNLTPLLLVLLLGLGIGFVAPRSDTFFALQKHFRIFGALYETLVTDYIDPIDPGRLMRKGIDAMLAELDPYTTFFDEADRGEIELLTRGRYGGVGLNVGIRNGRLTVLAPIEGTAGYRQGIRTGDIITHIDGQPTDGLSLETVRQMLRGQPGTTVTLTVEREGEPLPLQFVLTREEVQLKNVTYVGFLNDDTTEGLGYIRLERFALGAGEEVRRAIEQLQAAGPLRGLVLDLRDNPGGLLEAAVEVAGLFVPQGAPIVSTRGRTPDRTRVYRNESAPLYPDLPLVVLVNEFSASASEIVAGAIQDLDRGLIVGTNTYGKGLVQIIRPLPYNTALKLTTAAYYTPSGRSIQAIDYSRHDGHGQLVPDSLRRTYYTRNGRVVRDGHGIEPDVVVAPPEPGPLEAALRRQAAFFFFANYYVARHPEPPTPDVRVDDRILQEFRAWLNGRNFDYQIAAEHTLASLETQLEAADYTQALAALQNVRDALARAKKAAFEREADALRRQLRQELLARYLSPEQRLRYLLADDPVVQRAAELLRDTRTYAALLSPN, from the coding sequence ATGAAGACGCCGCAACGCAACCTGACGCCCCTGCTGCTGGTCCTGCTTCTGGGGCTGGGCATCGGGTTTGTTGCGCCTCGTAGCGACACATTTTTTGCGCTGCAGAAGCACTTCCGGATCTTCGGCGCACTCTACGAGACGCTGGTCACCGACTACATCGATCCGATCGATCCCGGCCGCCTCATGCGCAAGGGAATCGATGCCATGCTGGCCGAGCTGGACCCGTACACCACGTTTTTCGACGAGGCGGATCGGGGTGAGATCGAACTGCTGACGCGCGGTCGCTACGGCGGCGTCGGGTTGAACGTGGGCATTCGCAACGGCCGGCTCACGGTGCTGGCTCCCATCGAAGGAACGGCGGGTTATCGCCAGGGCATTCGCACGGGCGACATCATCACGCACATCGACGGCCAGCCCACCGACGGCCTGTCGCTGGAGACGGTGCGTCAGATGCTGCGCGGCCAGCCGGGCACCACGGTCACGCTGACCGTCGAGCGCGAAGGGGAGCCGCTGCCGCTCCAGTTCGTGCTGACGCGCGAAGAGGTCCAGCTCAAAAACGTCACGTACGTCGGTTTTCTGAACGACGACACGACGGAAGGACTGGGCTACATCCGGCTGGAGCGGTTCGCGCTGGGCGCCGGCGAAGAGGTGCGCCGGGCCATCGAACAGCTTCAGGCGGCGGGTCCGCTGCGGGGTCTGGTGCTGGACCTGCGGGACAACCCCGGCGGCCTGCTGGAGGCGGCCGTCGAAGTGGCCGGGCTGTTCGTGCCGCAGGGCGCGCCGATCGTCTCGACGCGGGGCCGCACGCCGGACCGCACGCGGGTCTATCGCAACGAGTCGGCGCCGCTCTATCCCGATCTGCCGCTGGTGGTGCTGGTCAATGAGTTCAGCGCTTCGGCCAGCGAGATCGTGGCCGGCGCCATCCAGGATCTGGACCGTGGTCTGATCGTCGGGACGAACACCTACGGCAAGGGGCTCGTGCAGATCATCCGTCCGCTTCCGTACAACACGGCGCTCAAGCTGACCACCGCCGCCTACTATACCCCCAGCGGCCGTAGCATCCAGGCCATCGACTACAGCCGACACGACGGCCATGGCCAGCTCGTGCCCGACTCGCTGCGGCGCACCTACTACACGCGCAACGGCCGCGTCGTGCGCGACGGCCACGGCATTGAACCCGACGTGGTGGTCGCACCTCCGGAGCCCGGTCCGCTCGAAGCCGCGCTGCGTCGCCAGGCCGCCTTCTTCTTCTTTGCCAACTACTACGTGGCCCGGCATCCGGAGCCGCCCACGCCGGACGTCCGGGTGGACGATCGCATCCTGCAGGAATTCCGGGCCTGGCTGAACGGCCGGAACTTCGACTATCAGATCGCCGCCGAACATACGCTGGCCTCGCTGGAAACGCAACTGGAAGCGGCCGACTACACGCAGGCGCTGGCGGCGTTGCAGAACGTCCGCGACGCACTGGCCCGTGCGAAAAAGGCGGCCTTCGAGCGCGAAGCCGACGCACTCCGGCGCCAGCTCCGCCAGGAACTGCTGGCCCGCTACCTCTCGCCGGAGCAACGCCTGCGCTACCTGCTGGCCGACGATCCGGTCGTGCAGCGGGCGGCCGAACTGCTTCGTGACACCCGGACCTACGCGGCCCTGCTGTCCCCGAACTGA
- the tatC gene encoding twin-arginine translocase subunit TatC: MKLFGSRSSSPATTSPLPPAQGDGAPAGAAPEADMAEMSFLDHLEELRWRLIKGLAGVLASTILCSFFSKWIIDNILLGPTRPDFFMYRVFHLDAKPLELLNRTITGQFFAHIGTILFVGVIIGSPVLIYQIWKFIEPGLYPHEKQGMRFAAAFATGFFILGVLFGYLVITPLALQFFANYTISEQIVNQFDITKYFNMVTMWAFGVGLLFELPVIVYFLAKMGLITGDVLRKGRRYALIVALVLGALFTPPDPISQVLVAIPLLLLYELSIHIATIVSRRREEELRRALYGP, encoded by the coding sequence ATGAAACTGTTCGGATCGCGTAGTTCATCGCCGGCCACCACCTCCCCGTTGCCTCCCGCCCAGGGTGACGGTGCGCCCGCGGGGGCTGCACCGGAGGCCGACATGGCCGAAATGTCCTTTCTGGATCACCTGGAGGAGCTGCGCTGGCGCCTGATCAAAGGGCTGGCGGGTGTGCTGGCCTCGACGATCCTCTGCAGTTTCTTCAGCAAGTGGATCATCGACAACATTCTGCTGGGACCCACTCGCCCCGACTTTTTCATGTACCGGGTGTTTCACCTGGACGCCAAGCCGCTGGAACTGCTCAACCGCACGATCACCGGCCAGTTCTTTGCCCACATCGGTACCATTCTGTTCGTGGGCGTCATCATCGGCTCGCCCGTGCTCATCTATCAGATCTGGAAGTTCATCGAGCCCGGCCTGTATCCGCACGAAAAGCAGGGCATGCGCTTCGCCGCCGCCTTCGCCACGGGCTTTTTCATCCTGGGCGTGCTGTTCGGCTACCTGGTCATCACCCCCCTGGCCCTGCAGTTCTTCGCCAACTACACGATCTCCGAGCAGATCGTCAACCAGTTCGACATCACCAAATATTTCAACATGGTCACGATGTGGGCCTTCGGAGTGGGCCTGCTGTTCGAGCTGCCGGTAATCGTGTACTTCCTGGCTAAAATGGGTCTGATCACGGGCGATGTACTGCGCAAGGGCCGCCGCTACGCGCTGATTGTCGCCCTGGTGCTGGGCGCCCTGTTTACCCCGCCCGATCCCATTTCGCAGGTGCTTGTCGCCATTCCGCTTTTGTTACTTTATGAATTGTCGATACATATAGCGACGATCGTAAGCCGGCGACGGGAAGAAGAACTGCGCCGTGCCCTGTACGGACCCTGA
- a CDS encoding orotate phosphoribosyltransferase, translated as MAERTLSPSAYADLVDLGRRLYARALVRREQEPITDPRGQPIGWLLDTRIPMLEGDTFREVGRVLAERVRARGVRQVAGFGFGAYALVCAILSAPPPPGAPELRGGFIREQRKPYGRHRLVEGPLSREEPVVLVDDILNSGRSAARAVALLRSDGFEVCGVLTLFNFTWSSGRSRLEAEGLWVDSLLDLNLRDGPRSASDSL; from the coding sequence ATGGCAGAGCGTACCCTGAGCCCGTCGGCCTATGCCGACCTGGTCGATCTCGGACGCCGGCTCTACGCGCGGGCGCTGGTGCGTCGTGAGCAGGAGCCCATCACCGATCCGCGCGGCCAGCCCATCGGATGGCTGCTGGATACCCGGATCCCGATGCTGGAAGGCGATACGTTCCGGGAAGTCGGCCGGGTGCTGGCCGAACGGGTACGCGCACGGGGCGTCCGCCAGGTTGCCGGCTTCGGCTTCGGCGCTTACGCGCTGGTCTGCGCCATCCTGTCGGCGCCGCCCCCGCCCGGTGCGCCGGAGTTGCGTGGCGGCTTCATCCGGGAGCAGCGTAAGCCCTACGGCCGCCACCGGCTGGTCGAAGGCCCGCTGAGCCGCGAGGAGCCCGTCGTGCTGGTGGACGACATCCTGAACAGCGGCCGCAGCGCGGCCCGGGCCGTGGCGCTGCTGCGGAGCGACGGCTTCGAGGTGTGCGGCGTGCTGACGCTGTTCAACTTCACCTGGAGCAGCGGCCGGAGCCGCCTGGAGGCCGAAGGGCTCTGGGTCGATTCGCTGCTGGACCTGAATCTGCGGGACGGACCCCGAAGCGCATCGGACTCGCTGTAG
- the glyA gene encoding serine hydroxymethyltransferase: MSVLEIQDPEVFQAIQKEVERQNNGLELIASENFVSRAVLEAMGSPLTNKYAEGLPGKRYYGGCEYVDIVEELARERARKLFRCEWVNVQPHSGAQANAAVYLATLKPGDTFLGLDLAHGGHLTHGSPVNFSGILYHAEYYGVEKDGPLAGRIDMDKVRDKARKVRPRLISIGASAYPRDFDYKAFREIADEVGALLWMDMAHTAGLIAAGVLNDPMPYAHIVTTTTHKTLRGPRGGMILIGRDFDNPFGITAPKSGRIKKMSELLDSAVFPGTQGGPLMHVIAAKAVAFGEALKPEFKEYARQVVRNARAMAEAFLERGYNLVSGGTDNHLVLIDLRNKGLTGREAEALLGEAGITVNKNMVPYDDKSPFVTSGIRIGTPAMTTRGFKEEEFRQVVDWIDQVLSHPGDEALRRRIRQEVEALCRQFPLYDFVVA, encoded by the coding sequence ATGTCGGTACTGGAAATTCAGGATCCGGAGGTTTTTCAGGCCATCCAGAAGGAAGTCGAGCGCCAGAACAACGGGCTGGAGCTGATCGCTTCGGAAAACTTCGTCTCGCGGGCCGTGCTGGAGGCGATGGGTTCGCCGCTGACGAACAAGTATGCCGAAGGGCTGCCCGGCAAGCGTTACTACGGCGGCTGCGAGTACGTGGACATCGTCGAGGAGCTGGCCCGCGAGCGGGCGCGCAAGCTGTTCCGCTGCGAATGGGTCAACGTGCAGCCGCACTCGGGCGCGCAGGCCAACGCGGCCGTCTATCTGGCCACGCTCAAGCCCGGCGACACGTTTCTGGGACTCGACCTGGCGCACGGCGGCCACCTGACGCACGGCAGTCCGGTCAACTTCTCGGGCATCCTCTACCATGCCGAATACTACGGGGTGGAAAAAGACGGCCCGCTGGCCGGCCGCATCGACATGGACAAAGTGCGCGACAAGGCGCGTAAGGTGCGGCCCAGGCTGATTTCGATCGGCGCAAGCGCCTACCCGCGTGACTTCGACTACAAGGCTTTCCGGGAGATCGCCGACGAAGTGGGCGCCCTGCTGTGGATGGACATGGCGCACACGGCCGGCCTGATCGCGGCAGGGGTATTGAACGATCCGATGCCCTACGCGCACATCGTCACCACCACCACGCACAAGACGCTGCGCGGGCCGCGTGGCGGCATGATCCTGATCGGCCGCGACTTCGACAACCCCTTCGGCATCACGGCGCCCAAGAGCGGCCGTATCAAGAAGATGAGCGAGCTGCTGGATTCGGCCGTCTTTCCCGGCACGCAGGGCGGCCCGCTCATGCACGTGATCGCGGCGAAGGCGGTGGCCTTCGGCGAGGCGCTCAAGCCGGAGTTCAAGGAATACGCCCGGCAGGTGGTGCGCAACGCCAGGGCCATGGCCGAAGCCTTTCTGGAGCGCGGCTACAACCTGGTCTCCGGCGGCACCGACAACCACCTGGTGCTGATCGACCTGCGCAACAAGGGTCTGACCGGCAGGGAAGCCGAAGCGCTGCTGGGCGAAGCGGGCATTACGGTGAACAAAAACATGGTGCCCTATGACGACAAGAGCCCCTTCGTCACCAGCGGCATCCGGATCGGCACACCGGCCATGACCACGCGCGGGTTCAAGGAGGAAGAGTTTCGCCAGGTGGTGGACTGGATCGATCAGGTGCTCTCGCATCCCGGCGACGAGGCGCTCCGGCGTCGCATTCGTCAGGAAGTGGAAGCCCTGTGCCGCCAGTTCCCGCTGTACGACTTCGTGGTGGCCTGA
- a CDS encoding DUF4359 domain-containing protein: MRIGLVLLLTVAGVLYLYNPKPRAFEEYVRNRAAEHLQQELGSSAVGRAFADAGADLAAVLARKAARRDNYYLWSIYTVDPDGDDGEKDYWRFLGIGGQFFLIERPVR; encoded by the coding sequence ATGCGGATCGGACTGGTGTTGCTGCTGACGGTGGCCGGGGTGCTGTACCTGTACAACCCGAAGCCCCGGGCGTTTGAGGAATACGTGCGGAATCGGGCGGCCGAGCACCTGCAACAGGAGCTGGGAAGCTCGGCCGTCGGTCGGGCTTTCGCCGACGCGGGCGCCGATCTGGCTGCCGTGCTGGCTCGAAAGGCTGCCCGGCGTGACAACTACTATCTGTGGAGCATCTACACGGTCGATCCCGACGGCGACGACGGCGAAAAGGACTACTGGCGCTTTCTGGGGATCGGCGGCCAGTTCTTTCTGATCGAGCGGCCCGTGCGCTGA
- a CDS encoding DUF4159 domain-containing protein, producing the protein MTRTLLLLGVLFAVALPLRAQDDYTFRIAAVKYGGGGDWYQAVSPLPNLLRFVREHTNIDVAPQADVVELSSDRIFSYPFLFLTGHGNIVLTDDEARRLRRYLENGGFLYIDDDYGLDPYIRREMKKVFPEQEFVELPFSHPIYHIHFDFPNGLPKIHEHDGKPPQGFGLFHNGQLVVFYTYETNISDGWEAPSVHGDPPEKREAALRMGTNILVYALTRLKPPT; encoded by the coding sequence ATGACGCGCACGCTGTTGCTGCTGGGAGTTCTATTCGCTGTGGCGCTGCCCCTTCGGGCACAGGATGACTACACGTTCCGCATTGCGGCCGTCAAGTACGGGGGCGGCGGCGACTGGTATCAGGCCGTCTCGCCGCTGCCCAACCTGCTGCGCTTCGTGCGCGAGCACACGAACATCGACGTGGCTCCGCAGGCCGACGTGGTCGAACTGAGCAGCGATCGCATCTTCAGCTATCCCTTTCTGTTTCTGACCGGCCACGGCAACATCGTGCTCACCGACGACGAGGCCCGCAGGCTCCGCCGCTACCTAGAAAACGGCGGCTTTCTCTACATCGACGACGACTACGGACTCGATCCGTACATCCGCCGCGAGATGAAGAAGGTCTTTCCCGAGCAGGAATTTGTCGAGCTGCCCTTCAGCCATCCCATCTACCACATTCACTTCGACTTTCCCAACGGCCTGCCCAAGATTCACGAGCACGACGGCAAGCCGCCGCAGGGGTTCGGTCTGTTCCACAACGGACAACTGGTCGTCTTCTACACCTACGAAACGAACATCAGCGACGGCTGGGAGGCGCCTTCGGTGCACGGCGATCCCCCGGAGAAGCGCGAGGCAGCCCTGCGCATGGGCACGAACATCCTGGTCTATGCGCTGACGCGACTCAAACCACCAACCTGA
- a CDS encoding DUF1028 domain-containing protein, with protein sequence MRKQAALRLLGVLLGGLALIFVPMHSAGDRTPLVATFSIVGYDPATGELGVAVQSKFPNVRPIVPWARAGVGAVATQSYAELDYALKGLELMANGATAEEALRIVLRQDEGRQLRQVGIVDAHGNAASWTGTECFPWAGGRVGQRTGEPAAATPGHVVTGYGYTAQGNILVSEETVVAMARAFEETQGPLAERLLAALKAGQEAGGDRRGQQSAALLVVREGAGYDGLDNYIDISVYDHPRPIDELIRLYELNKLYFTPGRPEDLIPVTPEIARELQQIWKDRGFYDGPINGVVDTTFQRILIDFMGWENYDMRIPAIEAVDLTAGDTLKIDRVMLEHIRKVYREGRWVPRRR encoded by the coding sequence ATGCGAAAGCAAGCGGCTCTGCGGTTGCTCGGGGTACTGCTGGGCGGCCTGGCGTTGATTTTCGTACCGATGCATTCGGCCGGAGATCGAACGCCCCTGGTGGCCACGTTTTCCATTGTCGGCTACGATCCGGCCACGGGCGAACTGGGCGTGGCTGTGCAGTCGAAGTTTCCGAATGTGCGGCCGATCGTGCCGTGGGCGCGGGCGGGCGTCGGGGCCGTGGCCACGCAGAGCTATGCGGAGCTGGATTATGCGCTGAAGGGACTCGAACTCATGGCGAACGGCGCCACGGCCGAAGAAGCGCTGCGCATCGTGCTCCGGCAGGACGAAGGGCGTCAGCTCCGACAGGTGGGGATCGTGGACGCGCACGGAAACGCAGCCAGCTGGACGGGTACCGAGTGCTTTCCGTGGGCCGGCGGACGTGTCGGCCAGCGCACGGGCGAGCCGGCCGCCGCCACGCCCGGCCATGTGGTGACGGGCTACGGCTACACGGCTCAGGGCAACATCCTGGTCTCGGAAGAAACCGTGGTGGCCATGGCGCGGGCCTTCGAGGAGACGCAGGGACCGCTGGCCGAGCGCCTGCTGGCCGCCCTCAAGGCCGGCCAGGAAGCCGGTGGCGATCGGCGCGGACAGCAGAGCGCCGCGCTGCTTGTCGTACGCGAAGGCGCCGGCTACGATGGCCTCGACAACTACATCGACATCTCCGTCTACGATCATCCCCGACCCATCGACGAGCTGATCCGGCTCTACGAACTGAACAAGCTCTACTTTACGCCCGGGCGGCCCGAAGACCTGATCCCCGTCACGCCGGAAATCGCCCGCGAATTGCAGCAGATCTGGAAGGATCGGGGCTTTTACGACGGCCCCATCAATGGCGTGGTCGATACCACCTTCCAGCGCATTCTGATCGATTTCATGGGCTGGGAAAACTACGACATGCGTATTCCGGCCATCGAGGCTGTGGATCTGACGGCGGGCGACACGCTCAAGATCGACCGCGTCATGCTGGAACACATCCGGAAGGTCTACCGCGAGGGCCGCTGGGTGCCCCGTCGCCGGTGA
- a CDS encoding LA_3696 family protein, translating to MAILTVPKVLREKLGDDGVEALITLLNEAAHHERNNLLGILEERFERRVTEEGARLDKRIAEEVARLEVLLAATEKRLDQRITEEVAKLQQQIAAVDNRITEEVAKLQQQIAAVDNRITEEVAKLQQQIAAVDNRITSEMAKMGERIAGVRADLIRWMFIFWVGQIGTLIALLFAFLR from the coding sequence ATGGCGATTCTGACCGTACCGAAAGTTCTGCGCGAAAAACTCGGCGACGACGGTGTCGAGGCGCTCATCACGCTTTTGAACGAAGCGGCCCATCACGAACGCAACAACCTGCTGGGCATTCTGGAAGAACGTTTTGAACGGCGGGTGACCGAGGAGGGCGCCCGACTGGATAAACGAATTGCGGAGGAAGTGGCTCGGCTGGAGGTATTGCTGGCCGCGACGGAAAAACGGTTGGATCAACGCATCACCGAAGAGGTGGCCAAGCTACAACAGCAAATCGCCGCCGTAGATAACCGCATCACCGAAGAAGTCGCCAAACTCCAGCAGCAAATCGCCGCCGTAGATAACCGCATCACCGAAGAGGTAGCCAAGCTCCAGCAGCAGATCGCGGCCGTAGACAACCGCATCACCTCAGAAATGGCAAAAATGGGCGAGCGCATTGCTGGTGTCCGGGCGGACCTGATCCGGTGGATGTTCATCTTCTGGGTCGGTCAGATCGGCACCCTTATCGCCCTTCTGTTCGCCTTTCTCAGGTAA
- a CDS encoding L-lactate dehydrogenase produces MRQRRVVGLVGTGHVGVAAAYALFIKGLASELILIDKDARRAEGEAMDLMHGQSLVGSMTVRAGTYADLQEAQIVIISAGVAQRPGESRLALLNRNAEVFREIIGELDRHAPGAILIVATNPVDILTYVAQELSQRPAEHIIGTGTLLDTARFRALLGQYYGVDPRSVHAYILGEHGDSEVAIWSQVAIGGQRILDRTVLGRPFDRERMQQIFEEARRAAYAIIERKGYTNTAIGVVIARLVEAILDDEKSVLPVSVRLNGEYGIRVVCLSIPCVIGLQGIEGRVLPELAPDELEGLRRSAEILQQSLRALSL; encoded by the coding sequence ATGCGTCAACGTCGTGTTGTCGGTCTCGTCGGTACCGGTCACGTCGGGGTGGCCGCAGCCTATGCGCTATTCATCAAAGGTCTGGCCAGCGAGCTGATCCTGATCGACAAAGATGCCCGCCGCGCCGAAGGCGAGGCGATGGACCTGATGCACGGCCAGTCGCTCGTGGGCAGCATGACCGTACGGGCGGGCACTTATGCCGATCTGCAGGAAGCGCAGATCGTGATCATCAGCGCGGGGGTGGCGCAGCGCCCCGGCGAAAGCCGTCTGGCCCTGCTCAACCGCAACGCCGAGGTCTTCCGCGAAATCATCGGCGAGCTGGACCGCCATGCACCGGGCGCCATCCTGATCGTGGCCACCAACCCGGTGGACATCCTCACCTACGTGGCCCAGGAACTCAGCCAGCGCCCCGCCGAGCACATCATCGGAACGGGCACGCTGCTCGACACGGCCCGCTTCCGGGCGCTGCTGGGCCAGTACTACGGCGTCGATCCGCGCTCGGTCCATGCCTACATTCTGGGCGAGCACGGCGACTCGGAGGTGGCCATCTGGAGCCAGGTGGCCATCGGCGGCCAGCGCATTCTGGATCGCACTGTGCTGGGACGCCCCTTCGATCGGGAACGCATGCAGCAGATTTTCGAGGAAGCCCGCCGCGCGGCCTATGCCATCATCGAGCGTAAGGGGTACACGAACACGGCCATCGGCGTGGTCATTGCCCGCCTGGTCGAGGCCATCCTGGACGACGAAAAAAGCGTGCTGCCCGTGAGCGTGCGCCTCAATGGCGAGTACGGCATCCGGGTCGTGTGCCTGAGCATTCCCTGCGTGATCGGCCTGCAGGGCATCGAAGGCCGAGTGCTCCCCGAGCTGGCTCCGGACGAACTGGAAGGCCTGCGCCGCTCGGCCGAAATCCTCCAGCAGTCGCTGCGTGCGCTTTCGCTGTAA
- a CDS encoding SGNH/GDSL hydrolase family protein yields the protein MNRNRWHMTLRPLRWGLLGLLLFALGCHDEGLLPPEPTGGALFARYVAIGNSITAGYQSGGINATLQQQAYPVLLAKAMGTPFNLPLLRDPGCPPPLVNILTGERLGGLPDDFCAYRQVPLPRIINNVAVPGAKVIDVLTNLGEGTSANTLTLLLLGGRTQLETAAEARPTFVSVWIGNNDVLGAAIAGNPALITPVNTFQQRYTQMLNELQAMGVQGGLLIGVANVTVIPHFSPGIAYAQAEQAGAFPPTFDVADNCATTGATALVPFSYAFGELLADAMQGQSVTLDCVNDPRLLSPDETNTIVQTVQQYNAFIQQQADRLGWAYLDPNVKLLELKNQGQIPIFPNVNSSEPFGPYFSLDGVHPSSAAHRLVAQEAAAAINAVYGTNLQVQ from the coding sequence ATGAATCGCAATCGCTGGCATATGACGCTTCGACCGCTGCGCTGGGGGCTGCTCGGTCTGCTGCTGTTCGCCCTCGGCTGTCATGACGAAGGGCTGCTGCCCCCCGAACCCACCGGTGGCGCGCTGTTCGCCCGCTATGTGGCCATCGGCAACAGCATCACGGCCGGCTACCAGTCCGGCGGCATCAACGCCACGCTCCAGCAGCAGGCCTATCCTGTATTGCTGGCAAAGGCGATGGGCACGCCCTTCAACCTGCCGCTGCTCCGGGATCCGGGCTGCCCGCCCCCGCTGGTCAACATCCTCACGGGCGAGCGCCTGGGCGGTCTACCCGACGACTTCTGCGCCTACCGACAGGTGCCACTGCCGCGCATCATCAACAACGTGGCTGTACCCGGGGCCAAGGTGATCGACGTGCTGACCAACCTGGGCGAGGGGACTTCAGCCAACACACTGACCCTGCTTCTGCTGGGCGGCCGCACCCAGCTCGAGACTGCCGCCGAGGCGCGCCCGACCTTCGTTTCGGTCTGGATCGGCAACAACGACGTACTCGGTGCGGCTATTGCCGGTAACCCGGCGCTTATCACGCCGGTCAACACCTTCCAGCAGCGCTACACGCAGATGTTGAACGAACTCCAGGCGATGGGCGTGCAGGGCGGCCTGCTCATTGGCGTGGCGAACGTGACGGTCATTCCGCACTTCTCGCCGGGCATCGCCTACGCCCAGGCCGAGCAGGCCGGCGCCTTTCCGCCGACGTTCGACGTGGCCGACAACTGCGCCACCACCGGCGCCACGGCGCTGGTGCCTTTCTCGTACGCCTTCGGCGAGCTGCTGGCCGACGCCATGCAGGGCCAGTCCGTTACGCTCGACTGTGTGAACGACCCGCGGTTGCTTTCGCCAGACGAGACAAACACGATCGTCCAGACCGTCCAGCAGTACAACGCGTTCATCCAGCAGCAGGCCGATCGGCTGGGCTGGGCGTATCTGGACCCGAACGTCAAACTGCTCGAACTCAAAAACCAGGGCCAGATCCCGATCTTCCCGAACGTGAACAGCAGCGAGCCGTTCGGGCCCTATTTCAGCCTGGACGGTGTACATCCCAGTTCGGCCGCCCACCGGCTGGTGGCGCAGGAGGCTGCCGCAGCCATCAACGCCGTCTATGGCACCAACCTGCAGGTGCAATAA
- a CDS encoding OmpP1/FadL family transporter produces MRIATGAVLPRHRKRFLVGLCSLLLSLPALGQGFSLNPPGTCTLGRGGTGVAQPCTDGSAVALNPAGLALVNRLAVASGATLYLSRGSFTDDYTEQETRLEEHPVLVPHLFAAVQAAPGLSVGFGAYMPYGMELRWPRTFEGSFVSYRTRVQTTYLQPTLAYRFSDRVMVGAGPVLAVSTVALWQQLDLSQQEALPGVPFAALGIPVGTSFANVKMESDEAYGLGGHVGMLIQVTEQFRIGLRYLSAIKLNYTGTIRFSPLSTGIIIPATVELSGQTIPAGTPLDVVLASLGLFGSQGPLADRDAETELTMPAQFAAGFSWQATPDLTLLFDYQWTGWGEFERLVIEPEGSDPIVRIQDYRNTHTLRTGLLFQASSILEVRLGYTHAQGAAPSKTVTPLLPDANRNLITLGTGWRLGRGVMLDLAYQYVRQDDRRGRVVDPTPGTEPTPALNSGLYQIGAHVASVTVSVSL; encoded by the coding sequence ATGCGCATCGCAACAGGGGCTGTGCTTCCGCGTCATCGGAAGCGTTTTCTCGTCGGACTCTGCAGTCTGCTGCTGAGCCTGCCCGCGCTGGGACAGGGCTTTTCGCTGAATCCGCCGGGCACCTGCACGCTCGGGCGCGGCGGCACCGGCGTGGCTCAGCCATGTACGGACGGCTCGGCCGTGGCGCTCAATCCGGCCGGGCTGGCGCTGGTCAACCGGCTGGCCGTGGCCTCCGGAGCCACGCTCTATCTGAGCCGCGGCAGCTTCACGGACGACTACACCGAGCAAGAAACGCGCCTGGAAGAGCACCCGGTGCTGGTGCCACACCTGTTTGCGGCCGTGCAGGCCGCGCCGGGTCTGTCCGTGGGCTTCGGCGCCTACATGCCCTACGGAATGGAACTCCGGTGGCCGCGCACCTTCGAAGGGAGCTTCGTCAGCTACCGGACGCGCGTGCAGACCACCTACCTGCAGCCCACACTGGCCTACCGGTTCTCCGACCGGGTCATGGTAGGCGCCGGACCGGTGCTGGCCGTCAGTACCGTCGCGCTCTGGCAACAACTCGATCTGTCTCAGCAGGAAGCGTTGCCCGGCGTGCCCTTCGCCGCGCTGGGCATTCCGGTCGGGACCTCGTTCGCCAACGTGAAGATGGAAAGCGACGAGGCATACGGCCTCGGCGGACACGTCGGAATGCTCATTCAGGTGACCGAGCAGTTCCGGATCGGGCTCCGCTATCTGAGCGCCATCAAGCTGAACTACACGGGCACGATCCGCTTCAGCCCGCTTTCGACCGGGATCATCATTCCGGCGACGGTCGAGCTGAGCGGCCAGACGATCCCGGCCGGTACGCCGCTCGACGTGGTGCTGGCCAGCCTGGGCCTCTTTGGATCGCAGGGCCCGCTGGCCGACCGTGACGCGGAAACCGAACTCACTATGCCGGCCCAGTTCGCCGCTGGCTTCAGCTGGCAGGCCACGCCGGACCTGACGCTCCTGTTCGACTACCAGTGGACAGGCTGGGGTGAATTCGAACGCCTTGTGATTGAACCGGAAGGAAGCGATCCGATCGTACGGATCCAGGACTACCGGAACACCCACACGCTCCGGACCGGCCTGCTCTTTCAGGCCAGTTCGATCCTGGAGGTGCGTCTAGGCTACACCCATGCTCAGGGCGCCGCGCCGTCAAAGACGGTCACGCCGCTGCTGCCCGATGCCAACCGCAACCTGATCACGCTGGGCACGGGCTGGCGGCTGGGTCGCGGCGTGATGCTGGACCTGGCCTACCAGTACGTCCGGCAGGACGACCGGCGCGGCCGCGTCGTCGATCCCACGCCGGGCACCGAGCCCACACCGGCGCTCAACAGCGGCCTCTACCAGATCGGTGCCCATGTGGCTTCGGTGACCGTCAGCGTTTCGCTCTAA